In Ictalurus furcatus strain D&B chromosome 23, Billie_1.0, whole genome shotgun sequence, a single window of DNA contains:
- the LOC128599985 gene encoding uncharacterized protein LOC128599985: MATLFLVVLFGCVWSAGGQAELNKLSDGYKAGAELAVEQVNTHSGVLQHFLFFRSLQKSEVDGGFGAKYLSHHFYLKATQCAKGTAAAESSKCAFRNGKPLIDCMTCYKTYLDVIQENPKPYIHCIHKPALTKEMSKARRDHCEKMSYSSGSVTLLGVKRNT; the protein is encoded by the exons ATGGCAACACTGTTTTTGGTTGTGCTGTTCGGCTGTGTGTGGAGCGCTGGTGGTCAGGCGGAGCTGAATAAACTCTCCGACGGCTATAAGGCTGGAGCAGAGCTGGCGGTGGAGCaggtgaacacacactcaggtgtGCTGCAGCACTTCCTGTTCTTCAGAAGCCTCCAGAAATCAGAAGTGGAC GGTGGATTTGGAGCGAAATACCTGTCTCATCACTTTTACCTGAAGGCCACTCAATGCGCTAAAGGAACTGCAGCCGCAGAATCGAGCAAGTGCGCATTCAGAAACGGCAAA CCTCTGATAGATTGCATGACCTGCTACAAGACGTATCTAGATGTGATTCAGGAAAATCCAAAACCGTACATCCACTGCATCCACAAACCAGCACTCACAAAG gAAATGAGTAAAGCAAGAAGGGATCATTGTGAAAAAATGAGCTATAGCAGCGGATCTGTTACACTGCTTGGCGTTAAGAGGAATACATAA
- the LOC128599983 gene encoding E3 ubiquitin-protein ligase TRIM39-like gives MRLFLTKHLSVPRSQTSSNSSCGPMIAGSAVVYCVTCDQPLSSSCLINGTHRDHRLKDLKDAVHDQVKKLNDLSEKLTSRERKFGDLTPRFEAAERELEEMCNRTQELLQQEYGTLMALIEQNQQQAFFILNAQKETLKLQLHQLHEDAQNYQSKSAAMIEYVKQLGSKQESEKPASLLGEISALETSLHTMNGFYSSLDKKLKVDNTRLKALENSIKKIVEKNKELLPRPWEFSETITLDESKNQGNVQISEDKTEMYVSPSSGLIQTARWNNTQASQSFSKGQHYWEVAVGGCESWAVGVVENIQVKAIQTLVPGHQKNSWILECDGGDLSAIHNSDFSRVKGSDIETLGIFLDCDKGRLKFYNVNTGCIVHSFIAKFKHSVCPLFCIRGQKDSMARLNICNLINKVDAQLDSASTSMTSETPIEEDMELSSESSN, from the exons ATGCGCCTTTTTCTCACCAAACACCTCTCCGTGCCGAGGTCTCAGACCAGCTCTAACTCCTCCTGCGGTCCGATGATTGCGGGTTCCGCGGTGGTTTACTGCGTCACGTGCGATCAGCCGCTCAGCAGCAGCTGCCTGATTAACGGCACGCACCGGGACCACCGCCTGAAGGATCTAAAGGACGCCGTGCACGATCAAGTG AAAAAATTGAATGACCTGTCCGAGAAGCTGACATCCAGAGAAAGGAAGTTTGGTGACCTCACACCAAGGTTTGAAGCAGCAGAGCGCGAGCTCGAG GAGATGTGCAACCGGACACAGGAGCTGCTTCAGCAGGAGTACGGCACCCTGATGGCTTTGATCGAGCAGAATCAGCAGCAGGCCTTTTTCATCCTGAATGCGCAGAAGGAAACACTAAAGCTGCAACTCCATCAGCTGCACGAGGATGCGCAGAACTACCAGAGCAAGTCCGCAGCCATGATCGAGTACGTGAAACAGCTCGGCAGCAAACAGGAGAGCGAGAAACCAGCCAGCCTGCTG GGGGAGATCAGCGCACTTGAGACCAg CCTGCACACAATGAACGGGTTTTACTCCTCTTTGGACAAGAAGTTGAAAGTCGACAACACAAGACTGAAAGCTCTGGAAAACTCCATTAAGAAAATCGTcgaaaaaaacaaagagcttCTGCCACGGCCATGGGAAT TTTCAGAGACAATCACTTTGGATGAGAGTAAAAATCAAGGGAATGTCCAGATCTCAGAGGACAAGACAGAAATGTACGTGAGCCCTTCAAGTGGTTTGATCCAGACTGCTCGCTGGAACAATACACAGGCCTCTCAGAGCTTCAGTAAAGGCCAGCATTACTGGGAGGTGGCAGTAGGAGGCTGTGAGAGCTGGGCGGTGGGAGTAGTGGAAAACATCCAGGTTAAAGCCATCCAAACTCTGGTTCCTGGCCATCAAAAGAATTCATGGATTCTGGAGTGCGATGGTGGCGATCTCTCAGCGATACACAACAGCGACTTCAGCAGGGTCAAGGGGAGCGATATTGAAACCCTCGGCATCTTCCTGGATTGCGATAAAGGCCGACTGAAGTTCTACAACGTCAATACAGGCTGCATTGTGCATTCATTTATTGCCAAGTTCAAGCACTCCGTATGTCCCTTGTTCTGCATCCGTGGACAGAAAGACAGTATGGCACGCCTCAACATCTGCAACCTGATAAACAAAGTTGATGCACAATTGGACAGTGCCAGTACCTCCATGACCTCAGAGACACCGATTGAGGAGGATATGGAGTTGTCTTCTGAGAGCTCAAATTAg